One window of Kineococcus endophyticus genomic DNA carries:
- a CDS encoding HIT family protein, with protein MTQSATATAQGCIFCAIAQHKAEASTVYEDETVVAFMDRYPVTPGHLLVVPRHHAVGLEDLDKTTGAHVWAVAHDLARTLRRSTFRPEGINFFLCDGEVAFQTVLHLHLHVLPRYTGDGWTVENLPKTLDRDRQRLDGDAHAIKAAAARPAGSPPFGT; from the coding sequence ATGACACAGAGCGCAACGGCGACGGCGCAGGGGTGCATCTTCTGCGCCATCGCCCAGCACAAGGCCGAGGCCAGCACGGTGTACGAGGACGAGACCGTCGTGGCCTTCATGGACCGCTACCCCGTCACCCCCGGGCACCTCCTGGTTGTGCCGCGCCACCACGCAGTGGGCCTGGAGGACCTGGACAAGACCACGGGTGCTCACGTCTGGGCGGTAGCTCACGACCTGGCCCGAACCCTGCGTCGCTCGACGTTCCGCCCCGAGGGGATCAACTTCTTCCTATGCGACGGCGAGGTCGCCTTTCAGACGGTCCTCCACCTCCACCTGCACGTCCTGCCCCGCTACACCGGAGACGGCTGGACCGTCGAGAACCTCCCCAAGACGCTGGACCGGGACAGGCAACGCCTGGACGGCGACGCCCACGCCATCAAGGCCGCCGCTGCTCGCCCCGCGGGTAGCCCTCCGTTCGGCACCTGA